The region TCGAAGGTGACGCGGTAGACGTCGGGGATGCGCTCCAGCTCGCCGTCGGGACCGGGAAGCAACGGCGCCATCGGGCGCAGCAGACGTTCGTACGTCCACAACGAGTCGTAGCCGAGCCGTTCGGCGGCTTGCGCGATGGTCGTGATGTTCGCCGGCGAAGCGTGAACGCCGGATACGGGCAGCATGACGCCGAGCTTCACCAGATACTCCTGCGGCTGAGGATGTTTAAGTCGATGCTAAGCACTGTTCAAAGGTGAAGTCAACCTTGAAATAACAGGATCGCCGCGAGGGTGACGAGATCGTGTGCTGCGCGAACTCGGGCACCGCCCAGAAGCGGACCCCCGGCTGCGCCGGCCCGAATCAGCCGACCGCTGGACCTGGATGATCCTCGCCGCCCACGCCGGCTCCGCCTCGCGCGGCCGCTGATCGCCGACCTGCGCCATTCCTGCGAACGCCCGGTCTTGCCCCAGAAGCTGACGCCTGCGCGAGTCCGCAAAGGGTTCCGCAACATCCGCCCGACCATCAGCGGCACCGAAACCCGCCCGGCCAGGTCCAGGACGCCCTCCAGGCGCGAAGAACCTCGTTGTTCCGCAACGCTTCGACGTCGGACGAGTACTCGCGACAGGCGTCGCACACAGCCGACCGACACACCATCAGATCGGCATCAAATCCCGCGGAACAAATGAGAAGACAAGTTAAGACTTCATCTCTGCCAAGCCCTTCTCCAGGGTCACGTCAGGCGAGTAACCCAGTTCGGTCCTCGCGGCGGTGATGTCGTAGGAACGGTCGCGGCCGGTCCAGCCGACAAGCCAGTTCGTCAGCGGGGGTGCCGTCTTTCGGCGAAGCAGGCGTGCGGTGCGGTCCATCATCGCCGCCATGGGTGCCGCGATCGCCATCGGCACGCTGCGGCTCTTGGACAAGTCCACGCCACGCGTTGCCAGCAAGGGAGTGAGGAAGTCCCGGATGGGCATCGGGGTGCCGTCGGTGATGTAGTAGACGCCCCCGTCCCGACCATGCGTGAGCGCAAGGACGATTGAGCCGACCAGGTTTCCGACGTGTACGAAATCCACGGTGTGCCTGCCGTTGTCGATCCAGGAGAACCGTCCGGCCTCGGCGACCTTGGTCAGGTCGTCGAGGGTCGCCATCCCCCGGCCCCAGATGAACGGCGGCCGGAGCGCCACCAGTTCGGTCTTCCCGCTACGGGCGTTCAGCAGTGCGCGCTCGGTGGCCAGCTTGACCCGGCTGTAGGCGATGTTCGGCTTGCCTTCCGGAGTGAGTTCGTCGACGACGGGACGACGTTGGCTACCAGTGGAGACGGATGCGGCACTGACCAGCACGAACCGTCGTACCCCGGCGGCAACGCTCGCCGCGTGCAGGGCCACTGTCGGCACGAGGTTGGCATGTTCGAAGAGAGAGTCGGGTCCCCAGAACTCCATGTGAGCCGCGACGTGCACGACCGTGTCGACTTCCTGCAGCCTGGCGAGCCACGGCCGCGCATGGGGATCGGTCTTGCGGAGGTCGGCGAGATCGCCGGGGACCGGGTCGGCTCCAGTCGCACGCACGCGCTGGATGCTTGCGCCGGACCTGGCGAGTGCCAAGACCTCATGTCCCTCGGCGACGAGGCGATGGACGAGAGCACCGCCGACGAAACCGCTGCCGCCGGTGACGAAGATCTTCATGCTTCCACTCCTTTGTGCGCACTTTCTCGTGCGCAGCTGGTTCGCGTCCCGCAGGGCGGGCGAGCGGTGTGACCACTCGCCCAGCGCATTGCCGTCAAATTGTTTGGCGTCGATGTATCTATGTCTATGTAACCTGCCGTAGGATGGTGCGTCAAGTAGGAGGTGGCGATGTCCAGCGCGAGGGAACGCGTGACCGCAGCCCGGGTGGCCGACGAGTTCAGTCGTGCGGCGAAGATCCTCGTGCGTCACTTCAACGAACGTCTGGGTGAGCACGGCGTGTCGACACCGAGGTCCCGCCTGGTGGTCGAGGTGGCGCGGTCACAGCCGGTTCGTGTCACCGAGCTCGCTCTCGCAGTCGGCATCACTCAAGGGACCGCTTCGTCCCTCGTCGAGGCGCTCGTCCGCGACGGACTGCTCGAACGCCAGGCCAGCGCGGACGACCGCCGGTCCGTATTCCTCCGGGTGACCCCGCAAGGAGCCGCGCTGGCTCAGGACTGGACGACCAGCTACGAACTGGCGGCGGAAGAGCTGTTCAGTCCACTCACCGCGGAACAGCTGTCCACACTGGTCGAGATTCTGGGGGTTCTCAGTGCCGACGAGACGTCAGTAGTCGGCGAGTGACGTGCTGAGCGCGCCTCGCCGAGCCGGCGGATTCTGCGCGCGCACCTGAAGGACCCCGGCCCCAATGCCACTAACTTTGATCATTAGTGCTGATCAAGCGGCCTCGGGTTGCATGACAGCAGGGGCGGTATGACCGGTGGCGAGCGCGATGACGGGTGCTTTCGCGGGTTGGGTGGACTTGGGGTTCAGGAGCCAGAACGTGATGACGGTCCGCGGTGGCAGCGGGCTCTTCGCCGGATCCTTCTGACGGGGAAAGCGGCGTCCCGAGCGGCGTTGTTCGCGGCGGAACGATCGGGTGCGCCGGGTTTCGGGGAGCAGATGACGCGGGTCGGTGATCTCGTAGATGACGTCGTCGACGAGATCGTCGAGTTCAGCGGGGGGAAAACGCCGCCTCGTCGCTGGCGTGGCGGCGGACGGCTTGGGCGGTGCGGGTGAAGGAGATCCGATCTGGGTCAAGACGGGCCCGTTCGGCGGCGGTGGTGATCAGGTGCCGGATCGCCTGGTAGACGCAGAGCAGGGCGTAGACCTCTTGGCGGACCATGTCGGGGCTCTTGGAGCGCAGGACCACCTCTGGTCCGCCGCGCAGCCGGGTTTCCACATCGCCGATCACGGTTTCGGCCTCCCAGCGTTCGGCGTAGCGGTCGGGGAACTCGCGCAGGGGGTACTGCTCGATGTCGAGCAGTGTGGTGGCCAGGCAGAACAGTTCGCTTTCCGGGGCGTCGCCGGTGGCCGGGCGTGGGTCGTCGGGGTCGGCGGACACGCTGTATTCGATGATCCGGACGCTGATGCCGGGGATGCCGGCCGGGTCGGTTTTCTTGCGGCGCAGGCGGCGCGCCTGGTCGGGGTCGGCGATCCGCGATCGGTAGGTGCCGTCGTCCAGGACCTCAAGGATGGGCAGGTCAACGCCGGCTTTCACGCGGAAGATCGCGTGCGCGCCGGTCGCGGTGATGGCGGCCAGGTCTTCGTGCGACAAGAACAGCCGGTCGGCCACCACCAGGTCGTTTTCGCCGAGTTTCGGCCACAGCTTACGGGGGCCAGGGTCTGCTCGCCGTCGGCCAGCGGCCCGACCTCGGCTCCTTGCAGGGTCCGGGTTCCGGTCTCCGCGAGCGCCACGACACGCACCTGGGGGAACGCGCCTTCGCTCTTGCCGTTGCCCGGACGGCCGAACTCGGCGTCGTTGTCCGGCGTGGCCTGCACGTTCATGGTGAACCCGTCGATCGCCAGCGTGCGCAGCCCGCGCCAGTACGCCCACGGCGCCTGCTCGGGTGTGGCGGTCAGCGGCGTCATCGACATCGCCAGCAACTCGGCCAACGGCTCCCAGCCCAGCCGCGCCCGGCCCTTCGTGAGCGCCGCCGTCGAGGGCTGCATGTCTGTCTCCCGGCGTCGCCGGTACGTCCGCGCCCACTCCAGCCCACCCAGCAGTTGGTTCCATACCTCGCTGTAACCGCAGTCGAAGTACACGATCATGGCCATCGCGAAGTACGCCATCACCCGCGCGGGCAGCGTACGAGTCCGCTGCTCACGGGCGTCCCACTCGTCAACCGCGACATCCACCATGTCCGGCGGGAACGCCGCGGTCAGCACCCCGATCCCAATCCGGTCCGTCAGCCGGACCCCAGCCACGCCCGCCTTGACCTGCTGACCCGCTCTCGCCACGAAGCGATCATAGTGGGGCATCAGAGCACAAAGTTAGCGGCATTGCACCTTGGCCCGGTGTGATCGCTTCGGACTCTGCTCGTGGCTGAACGGGTTCGCGTACGCGAGATTGATCAGCATGAAGGCAACCGGCCGCTGCGCTTGGTACGGCGGCGCCGCCTTGACATCCGCCCAACTTCCAGCCGGAAGGTCGAGCGGACCTAGCAGGATTCAAATAGACGCCAAGTTCGGTACGAGTGGCCGTCAAGATGCGATCGGCAAGCTCCTCTCATCAGACACCAAGCAACCGATCCCCATGAGAGGAATCAATGTCTCGAATCAGCATGCGACTCGCACTTGCGGCCATCGTGTCGGCCGCGACGACGCTGGGCTTTGGGGCCTCAACCCCTGCTCAAGCAGGCATATTGAAACTGATCTTGCATGAGGATGCGGGATTCGAAGGCGGTTATCGGATCTTGGACGCCTTAGATCCAGAGCATCCAGACCTCGCCTGGTTCAGTGACAAGACGAGCTCCATCGTCAACAACGACTGGTCGGCTTGGGTTCTGTACGACGACAAGAACTACCAGGACCGCCGCTACTGCATTCGTTCCGGCGAAACGGTGCCCAACCTCAGCTCGCCGCAGTGGAAGTTCAACGACAAGATCTCCTCAGCTCGGCGGCTGAACACCCGCAGCTGCGCCGGATACCCGACGTTCTACACCACCAGCTGAGAGGTAGCCGGGGCCACCCCGCCTACTGCTGCCTCTCTGTGTGGCACTCACGAGTAGTCCTGACCAGCGACCTGCTGCACCCGGGCCGCAGGGAACCATGCCTCACGCAGGTCTGGCTGCCCGCGGCCCTTCGACATGTGGACCCAGCGCACCAGAGCCAGCCACCCCGCCGCTGCATCGCTGGCGAAACCGCAACGCCGACAACCCACGCCTACGCCGGATCGTGAAGAGGCAAACGTGGCCTGACACGGCACTAATTTCGGGGGCACACGGGGGGCAGGACGAGCCGTAGTCGATCGGTGCCAGCCGTACTCAGCCGGACGGATACGATCGGCCCGTGGGCGCGCTCCCGCAGGTCACGGGCTGATTGGGTGAGGCGGCACTCGGTGCCCCCGGTGGGACTCGAACCCACACCACAGCCCTTTTAAGGGGCTTGCCTCTGCCATTGGGCTACGGGGGCGCCGCGATCATATGTCACGGATCACTCCTCTGTAAGCAAGTTACGTCTTACGCGGCTTGTCCCCCTTTCCACGGCCCGTGAACGGCGCCCGTGGGCGCCGGCCGGTCAAGGAACGGGAGACCCTCCGGGAGCGCCCGGCCGGAGGCTCAGCGCTTGAGCCCGCTCTTGGCGGCGGCCCGGAACTCGTCGCGCGGGTGCTCGATCTCGCCCAGGGAGATCGTCTCCCGCTTGAAGAACAGCGACAGCGTCCAGTCCATGACCACCCGCACCTTGCGGTTCACGGTGGGCACCCGCGACAGGTGATAGGTGCGGTGCATGAACCAGGCGGGGAGGCCGCGCAGCTTGATGCCGTAGACGTTGGCGACGCCCCGGTGGAGGCCCAGGCCCGCGACCGACCCGACGTACTTGTGCCGGTAGTCCTTCAGCTCCTCCCCGCGCAGGTACGCGGTGATGTTGTCGCCCAGGACCCGGGCCTGCCGTACGGCGTGCTGGGCGTTCGGGGCGCAGAACTGGCCGGGGTTGGTCACGTCGGGCACGCCCGCGACGTCGCCGGCGGCGAAGGCGCCCTTGACGCCCGCGACGGTCAGGCGGGTGGTGGTCTTGATCCGGCCGCGCTCGTCGAGCGGCAGGTCGGTGGAGTTGACGATCGGGCTGGGCTTGACGCCGGCCGTCCAGACGATCGTGGCCGACTCGAACTCGTCGCCGTCGGAGGTCTTGACCAGGCCGCCCTCACAGGACTGCAGGAACGTCTCCATCTTGAGCTCGATGCCGCGCTCGCGGAGCTGCTCGGCGGTCCACTCGCCCATCTCGGGGCCGACCTCGGGGAGGATGCGGCCGGACGCCTCGATGAGGACCCAGCGCAGGTCCTTCTTGTCGATGCCCGGGTAGTACCTGATCGCGTCCTCGGTCATGTCCTCCAGCTCGGCGAGCGCCTCGATGCCCGCGAAGCCGCCGCCGACCACGACGAAGGTGAGCGCCCGGCGGCGCACGTCCTCGTCCTCGGCCGACTCGGCGCGGTCGAGGAGGGCGAGGACCCGGTTGCGCAGCGCGATGGCCTCGCCGACGCTCTTGAAGCCGATGGCCGCGTCCTCCAGGCCGGGGATCGGCAGCGTCCGGGAGATCGACCCGGCGGCCATCACGATGACGTCGTACTCGATCTCCCTCGACTGGCCCGCCGGGGGCTCGAAGGTGACCGTACGGGCCTCGTGGTGCACCTTGGAGACCCTGCCGTTGAGGATGCGGACCTTCGGGAGCACCCGGCGCAGCGGCGCCACGACGTGGCGCGGCGAGATGTTGCCGGCCGCCGCCTCGGGCAGGAACGGCTGGTAGGTCATGTACGACTGCGGGTCGATGAGCGTGATCCGCACGCTGCCGTCACGGAGCTCACGACGGAGCGTGCGCTGGAGACGAAGGGCCGAGTAGAGGCCCACGTATCCACCGCCGACGATGACGATGTGCTGCGGCTTGCGGTCTGCCACGATGCCCTCCAAGGCTTGTGAAACCATTCACAAGCTTACGTCACGGGTTGGCCACGAAGCCAACGCGCAGGGGCCAAAGGTCGAGTGATTTTCCCCACTAGGTCACCCGCTGGCGATATTCTGGTAAAAAATCCGGCGATATTTCGGTAGTGATCGGGTTCACACGCGTGAAGCCGTTCACAAGCCTGATCAGGCGGTGCTCCCGAGGGCGACGGCGCGGGCGAAGACGGCGTCGAGCATCTCCGCCGTGACCCGTCCGGTGAAGGTGTTCTGCTGGCTGGGGTGATAGCAGCCGATGAGGGTGACGGGCGCCGCGCCGTGGACGAGCGGCACCTCGACGGCGTGCCCGAACGCGGGCCTGCGGGACGGCAGGGTGAAGCCCGCCGCGCGCAGCGCGGGCCAGACCGCCTGCCAGGCGAAGCCGCCGAGGGCCACGATCACCCGGGTCGTTCCGGCGACCAGCGCCAGTTCCGCGGCGAGCCAGGGGAAGCAGGTGTCGCGCTCCTCGGGGGCCGGCTTGTTGGCGGGCGGCGCGCAGCGCACGGCCGCCATCATCCGCGCTCCGATCAGCCGCTGGCCGTCGCCCGCGTGGACGCTGGTCTCCTTCGCGGCGAGCCCGGTGCGGTGCAGCGAGGCGAACAGCCAGTCGCCGCTGCGGTCGCCGGTGAAGATCCGCCCGGTACGGTTGCCTCCGTGCGCGGCGGGGGCCAGGCCCACGATCAGCGTGTGCGGCGCGTCGTCGCCCCAGCCCGCGATCGGCCGGCCCCAGTAGGTCTCGTCCGCGAACGCCCGCCGCCGCACGTCGGCGACCTCCTCCCGCCATTCGACGAGCCGGGGGCAGGCCCGGCACACCGACTGCCTGGCCGTCAGGTCCGCGAGCGTACGGCTCTCGGCCGCGAGCTTGGCGACCTCGTGGGCGTCACGGGCGACGGGGGTGCCGGGGCCGGCGGGGTCGCCCGGCCAGCCGGAACCGGGAGGAACGAAGCTCATGACACGATCGTGCCAGGTGGACGGGGATGCGCTGGCCGGAAGCCGGCTCTCACGACGCCCGCGACCGCCGGTCACGACGCCCGGGAACCGGCACCCCGGCCCGCGTGAGCGCGAATGAGCGCGAGTGTCGTAAGGGCGCACACCGAAAAAGATTCCGATCTTTTCCGTCGCGCCGGAGGTGGGTACGTACCGGCCCGTGTCCACCGACCCATGCCCCCCGCTGTTCGGCCCCGCCTTCGACGCCGACCCCTATCCCGCCTTCGACTGGCTGCGGCGCAACGCGCCGGTCAGCCGCGTGCCGCTGCCCGGCTGCGACGCGTGGCTGGTCACGCGGTACGAGGACGCCGTCGCCACGCTGACCCACCCGTCGCTCGCCAAGGACCCGGCAGCGGGTTCGCCGGAGTGGCGGGCCGCCGGTCTCGGCCTGCCCCTCGATCACCGGCCGTCGCTCGCCCGGCACATGCTCAACGCGGACGGGGCCGACCACGCGCGGCTGCGCCGCGTCGTGAGCGCGGCCTTCACGCCCCGGCGGATCGCGGGGCTGCGGGCCCGGGCACTGGAGATCACCGACGACCTCCTCGACCGTCTCGACGGCCCGGAGGCGGACCTGGTCGCCGGTCTCGCCTATCCTCTGCCGATCGCGATCATCTGCGACCTGCTCGGTGTGCCCGAGGAGGACCGGGCCGTCTTCCACCGGCACGCCTCGGTGATCGACTCCGCCGCCGCCTCGGAGGTGGAGGAGATCGCCCGGGCCACCGACGCCCTGGAGGCGTTCCTGGACGACCTGGTCGAGCTCAAGCGGTCGAGGCCGGGGAACGACCTGCTCACCGACCTCGTACGGCGGTCCAACCAGGGCGAGATCGACAAGGACGAGCTCACCTCGACCGCGTTCCTGCTGCTCGTCGCGGGTCACGAGACGACGGTGGCGCTGATCGGCAACGGCCTCCTCGCGCTGCTGCGGCATCCCGCCCAGGCGCGGGCGCTGCGTGACGATCCCGCCCTGCTGCCGGACCACATCGACGAGATCCTGCGCTACGACGGTCCCGTACGGAACGCCACCTGGCGGTTCCCCACCGAGCCGGTCGTGATCGGCGGCCAGGAGATGCGGCCCGGAGAGCCGATCCTCGTCTCGCTGCCGGCGGCCAACCGGGACCCCGCGGCCTTCGCCGAC is a window of Microbispora sp. NBC_01189 DNA encoding:
- a CDS encoding cytochrome P450 produces the protein MSTDPCPPLFGPAFDADPYPAFDWLRRNAPVSRVPLPGCDAWLVTRYEDAVATLTHPSLAKDPAAGSPEWRAAGLGLPLDHRPSLARHMLNADGADHARLRRVVSAAFTPRRIAGLRARALEITDDLLDRLDGPEADLVAGLAYPLPIAIICDLLGVPEEDRAVFHRHASVIDSAAASEVEEIARATDALEAFLDDLVELKRSRPGNDLLTDLVRRSNQGEIDKDELTSTAFLLLVAGHETTVALIGNGLLALLRHPAQARALRDDPALLPDHIDEILRYDGPVRNATWRFPTEPVVIGGQEMRPGEPILVSLPAANRDPAAFADPDTFAPGRIGEPHLAFGRGAHYCIGAALAKVEGEAAIGRVLERFPDLALAVDPAELRWWPSMIMRGLFSLPVRLRA
- a CDS encoding beta/gamma crystallin-related protein, with protein sequence MRLALAAIVSAATTLGFGASTPAQAGILKLILHEDAGFEGGYRILDALDPEHPDLAWFSDKTSSIVNNDWSAWVLYDDKNYQDRRYCIRSGETVPNLSSPQWKFNDKISSARRLNTRSCAGYPTFYTTS
- a CDS encoding uracil-DNA glycosylase; the protein is MSFVPPGSGWPGDPAGPGTPVARDAHEVAKLAAESRTLADLTARQSVCRACPRLVEWREEVADVRRRAFADETYWGRPIAGWGDDAPHTLIVGLAPAAHGGNRTGRIFTGDRSGDWLFASLHRTGLAAKETSVHAGDGQRLIGARMMAAVRCAPPANKPAPEERDTCFPWLAAELALVAGTTRVIVALGGFAWQAVWPALRAAGFTLPSRRPAFGHAVEVPLVHGAAPVTLIGCYHPSQQNTFTGRVTAEMLDAVFARAVALGSTA
- a CDS encoding transposase, with translation MVADRLFLSHEDLAAITATGAHAIFRVKAGVDLPILEVLDDGTYRSRIADPDQARRLRRKKTDPAGIPGISVRIIEYSVSADPDDPRPATGDAPESELFCLATTLLDIEQYPLREFPDRYAERWEAETVIGDVETRLRGGPEVVLRSKSPDMVRQEVYALLCVYQAIRHLITTAAERARLDPDRISFTRTAQAVRRHASDEAAFSPR
- a CDS encoding NAD(P)/FAD-dependent oxidoreductase, giving the protein MVSQALEGIVADRKPQHIVIVGGGYVGLYSALRLQRTLRRELRDGSVRITLIDPQSYMTYQPFLPEAAAGNISPRHVVAPLRRVLPKVRILNGRVSKVHHEARTVTFEPPAGQSREIEYDVIVMAAGSISRTLPIPGLEDAAIGFKSVGEAIALRNRVLALLDRAESAEDEDVRRRALTFVVVGGGFAGIEALAELEDMTEDAIRYYPGIDKKDLRWVLIEASGRILPEVGPEMGEWTAEQLRERGIELKMETFLQSCEGGLVKTSDGDEFESATIVWTAGVKPSPIVNSTDLPLDERGRIKTTTRLTVAGVKGAFAAGDVAGVPDVTNPGQFCAPNAQHAVRQARVLGDNITAYLRGEELKDYRHKYVGSVAGLGLHRGVANVYGIKLRGLPAWFMHRTYHLSRVPTVNRKVRVVMDWTLSLFFKRETISLGEIEHPRDEFRAAAKSGLKR
- a CDS encoding transposase domain-containing protein, producing the protein MARAGQQVKAGVAGVRLTDRIGIGVLTAAFPPDMVDVAVDEWDAREQRTRTLPARVMAYFAMAMIVYFDCGYSEVWNQLLGGLEWARTYRRRRETDMQPSTAALTKGRARLGWEPLAELLAMSMTPLTATPEQAPWAYWRGLRTLAIDGFTMNVQATPDNDAEFGRPGNGKSEGAFPQVRVVALAETGTRTLQGAEVGPLADGEQTLAPVSCGRNSAKTTWWWPTGCSCRTKTWPPSPRPARTRSSA
- a CDS encoding MarR family winged helix-turn-helix transcriptional regulator, producing MSSARERVTAARVADEFSRAAKILVRHFNERLGEHGVSTPRSRLVVEVARSQPVRVTELALAVGITQGTASSLVEALVRDGLLERQASADDRRSVFLRVTPQGAALAQDWTTSYELAAEELFSPLTAEQLSTLVEILGVLSADETSVVGE
- a CDS encoding NAD(P)-dependent oxidoreductase, whose protein sequence is MKIFVTGGSGFVGGALVHRLVAEGHEVLALARSGASIQRVRATGADPVPGDLADLRKTDPHARPWLARLQEVDTVVHVAAHMEFWGPDSLFEHANLVPTVALHAASVAAGVRRFVLVSAASVSTGSQRRPVVDELTPEGKPNIAYSRVKLATERALLNARSGKTELVALRPPFIWGRGMATLDDLTKVAEAGRFSWIDNGRHTVDFVHVGNLVGSIVLALTHGRDGGVYYITDGTPMPIRDFLTPLLATRGVDLSKSRSVPMAIAAPMAAMMDRTARLLRRKTAPPLTNWLVGWTGRDRSYDITAARTELGYSPDVTLEKGLAEMKS